The following DNA comes from Mesorhizobium sp. B2-1-8.
CGGCCATCTCGGCCTCGACGGCGTTGGCGACACCAAGGGCCTGCTCGAGAGCGAGATGCGCCAGCATCACATCAAGTGGATCTGCAACGCCAAGATCGACAGGGTCGAGCCGGGCAAGATGTTCGTCCAGGAAATCGCCGACGATGGGTCGGTCAGACAGGCGCATGAATTGCCGCATGCCTTCGCCATGATGCTGCCGGCGTTCCGTGGCGTGGCGGCGGTGCGCGGCATCGAAGGCCTCACCAATCCGCGCGGCTTCATCCTCGTCGACAAGCACCAGCGCAACCCAGCCTTCCCCGACATATTCGCGGTCGGCGTCTGCGTTGCCATCCCGCCGATCGGCAAGACGCCGGTTCCGGTAGGCGTGCCCAAGACCGGCTTCATGATCGAATCCATGGTCATCGCGACGGCCCGCAACATCGGCCGGCTGGTCAAAGGCATCGCGCCCGATGCCCAGGGCACATGGAATGCGGTTTGTCTCGCCGATTTCGGCGATTCCGGCGTGGCCTTCGTGGCGCAGCCGCAGATCCCGCCGCGCAACGTCAACTGGTCGTCTTCCGGCAAATGGGTGCACACCGCCAAGGTCGGCTTCGAGAAGTATTTCCTGCACAAGATCAGGACCGGCAAGGCCGAGCCCTTCTACGAACGCCTGGTGCTGCAGGTGCTGGGCATCGACAAGCTCAAGCAGATCAAAGTCGAGGCATCCGTGGATGTCCCGGCTGACTGACCAAGGTAAGCCGGCGATGGGGCCGGTTGGCGGGCAAGCGACAACCAGCGGTCGCCTGCGGCAAATTCAACACGAGCCCTTGCAGTCAATGATAAGTATTCGTATATTAAAATATAATCATATGCAAATGGAGATGACAATGTCCATCGACCGTTCCGTTCTGGCCTTCGCGGGCACCATGGTGCTTTTGTCCGTCGCGCTTACCGCTTTTGTCTCGCCGCTGTTCGTCTGGCTGACGGTCTTTGTCGGCCTCAACATGCTGCAATCGGCGTTCACCGGCTTCTGTCCGGCGGCGATGATCTTCCGCAAGCTCGGCGTCAAGCCTGGATGCGCGTTCTGAGGAAGGTCAAGATGCGCTCGTCTGTTCTGTTCGCCGCGTTGCTGGCTACCTCTCCGGCGCTTGCCGGCACGCTGACGCTGGCGCCGACCACGGTGACCGAATGGAAGGCGGTCTATGGCCGTGTCGAGGCGCGCGACACCGTTCCGGCGCGCGCCCGCATCGGCGGCGTTGTCGTGGAGCTGGCGATCACCGAGGGCGACATGGTCAAGGCGGGGCAGAAGATCGCCACCGTCCAGGACGACAAGATCGCCTTTCAGGTCGCTGCGCTCGATGCCGAGCTGCGCGCTCTGCGGGCACAGCTGGATACGGCTCAATCCGAACTCGAACGCGGCCAGACCCTGGTCGACAAGGGCGTTATTACCGCGCAGCGTCTCGATCAGCTGCGCACCGAGGTCGACGTCGCGCGCAACCAGCTTGCCGCGACCGAGGCGCAGCGTTCGGTGATCGTGCAGCAGGGCGCCGAGGGCGATGTCCTTGCTCCCGGCGATGGCCGCTTGCTGAACGTGCCGGTGACGCGCGGCGCCGTCATCATGGCCGGTGAAGTGGTGGCCACCATCGGTGGCGGTGGCGTGTTCCTGCGGCTGGCTGTTCCGGAGCGCTACGCGGGGTCGCTGAAGCAGGGAGCCGTCATCCGCATCAATGCCGGCGGCAAGGAGTCCGCCGGCCGGCTCGCCAAGATCTATCCGCAGATGGACAATGGCCGTGTTATCGCCGATGTCGAGGTCGACAATCTCGATACCAATTTCATCGATGCCCGGGTCCTGGTCGAGCTGCCGGTCGCCGAGCGCTCCGCGCTGCTGGTGCCGGCATCGGCGATCGAGACCCGTTCGGGGATCGATTTCGTGCGCGTCGCCGCCGGCGGCGGCGATGCCGAACGTGCGGTGGTCGCCGGCGAGCGGACCAAGCGCGCCGGCGGCGACTATGTCGAGATCCTGACAGGCCTCGCGGCCGGCGATGTCGTGATCACGCCATGAAAGATCCAGCATCGTTCGGTATTGCCGGCGCGCTGACGCGGGCCTTCATCGGCTCGCCGCTGACGCCACTGTTCCTGGTCGCGGCTTTCGCCTTCGGGCTGGTGGCGCTGCTGACGCTGCCGCGCGAGGAGGAGCCGCAGATTTCGGTGCCGATGGTCGACATCTTCGTGCGCGCGGACGGGCTGAAGGCCGACGATGCCGTCAAGCTGATCACCGAGCCGCTGGAGACGATCGTCAAGGGTATCGACGGCGTGGAGCATGTCTATTCCCAGACCCGCGACGATCAGGTGATGGTCACCGCCCGGTTCGTCGTCGGCACATCGTCGGACGCCGCGGTGCTGCGCGTCCACGACAAGGTGCGCGCCAACATGGATCGCATTCCCATCGGTGTGCCCGAGCCGCTGATCGTCGGCCGCGGCATCGACGACGTCGCCATCGTCACGCTGACGCTGTCGCCGAAGCCGGAGGCGGCCGCGCGCATGACTGCCAACGACCTCACCCGCATCGCGCGCGAACTGCGCACCGAGATTGCCAAGATCGACAATGTCGGCCTTACCTATCTGGTCGGCGACACCGGCGAGATCATCCGCGTCGGCCCGAACCCGGAGAAGCTCGCTCTTTACGGCGTCACCCTGCAGCAGCTCGCGGCCAAGGTTTCCGGCGCCAACAAGGCTTTTCCGACTGGGCGCGTGCGCAATCAGGGCGAGCAGATCGATATCGTCGCCGGCGAGACGCTGGCTTCGCCCGACCAGATCGGCAACCTGCTCTTGACCTCGCGCGACAACCGGCCCGTCTATGTCCGCGACGTCGCCGACGTCGCCTTCGCCACCGACACCGGTGAAGCGCTGGTATCCACGGTCACCAGGGCCGGCGCCGGCGTGGAGCGCGTGCCGTCGGTCACGCTCGCCATTGCCAAGCGCGCCGGATCGAACGCGGTCGCCGTCGCTGATGCTATCCTGCATCGGGTCGCCCTGCTCCAGGGCGGACTGATCCCCGGCGATATCTCGATCGACGTGACGCGCAACTACGGTGAAACCGCCAACGACAAGGCCAACGAGCTCCTCTACCACCTCGGCCTGGCCACGATCTCGATCATCGTGCTGGTCTGGGTCGCCATCGGCCGCCGCGAAGCCATGGTCGTGGCCGTCGTCATTCCAGTGACCATCCTGCTCACGCTGTTTGCCTCGCGCGTCATGGGCTACACGCTGAACCGCGTCTCGCTGTTCGCGCTGATCTTTTCCATCGGCATCCTCGTCGACGACGCCATCGTGGTGATCGAGAACATTTCGCGCCACTGGGCCATGGGCGGCGGGCGCGATCGTCGGCAAGCGGCGATCGAGGCGGTGGCCGAAGTCGGCAACCCGACCATCGTCGCCACCTTGACCGTGGTCGCAGCCCTGCTGCCGATGCTGTTCGTCTCGGGAATGATGGGCCCCTATATGAGCCCGATCCCGGCCAATGCGTCGGCGGCGATGATCTTCTCCTTCTTCGTCGCGGTGATGGTGACGCCGTGGCTGATGCTCAAACTCGCCGAACGGGCGCCGGTGCACGCCCATCAAGACCATGGCAATGGCGGTCCGCTCGGCCGCGCCTACACAGCCGTCGCCCGGCCGATCCTGGCCTCGAAGAAGGCGAGCTGGGCTTTCCTCCTTGCCGTCGGCGTGCTGACGCTTGGCTCGCTTGCGCTGTTCTACACCGAGCATGTCACCGTCAAGCTCCTGCCCTTCGACAACAAGTCCGAACTGTCGGTCACCATCGACCTGCCGGAAGGGTCTTCCGTCGAGGCGACCGATGCGGTGGCGCAGGCCGTCGCCGCCAAGGTTCTCGAGCTGGAGGAGGTCCGAACGGTCCAGACACATGCCGGAACGGCGGCGCCCTTCAATTTCAACGGCCTCGTCCGCCATGCCGTCCTGCGCACCGAGCCGCAGCAGGGCGACGTTGCGCTCAACCTGCTGCCGAAAGCGAACCGTACCCGCTCCAGCCATGAGATCGCGCTCGATGTGCGCCAGCGCATCGCAACGATCCCGGTGCCGGAAGGTACCAGCCTGAAGGTCGTCGAGCCGCCGCCCGGCCCGCCGGTGATGGCGACCCTGCTGGCCGAGATCTACGGACCTGACGGCGAGACGCGCCGCAAGGTCGCCGCCAGGATCGAGACGGCGTTTCGCTCCGTGCCTTTCATCGTCGACGTCGACAATTCCTGGGGCCAGCCTGCGCGCCGACTGCGCGCCACGATTTCGACCGACGATGCGGAGTTCTTCCATGTCGAGGAAAGCGACGTCTTCGACACGCTCGCCATCCTCAATGGCGGGAGGACCGTCGGCTATTCGCATCGCGGCGGCGGCCGCCAGCCGATCCCGATCCGCATCGAGCGGCCGAAGGGCGAAAAGACGCTCGACGAGCGCTTCCTGACCACGCCAATTCCGTCGAATGTCCTGCCCGGCGACCGCGGCGTGGTCGAACTCGGCGATGTCGTGCGAGTGACGCCGGAGCGCGCTTCGTTCCCGGTGTTCAGGCACAATGGCCGCGCCGCCGAAATGGTGACGGCCGAGCTTGCCGGTTCCTTCGAGGCGCCGCTTTACGGCATGCAGGCTGTCGGCAAGGCCATCGACGCTCAGGACTGGATCGGCTTGCAGAAGCCCACGATCGCGCTGCATGGCCAGCCGGAGGATGAAAGCCGACCGACGCTGTTGTGGGATGGTGAGTGGGAAGTCACCTGGGTGACCTTCCGCGACATGGGGGCTGCCTTCGGGGTCGCGCTGCTCGGTATCTACATCCTGGTCGTCGCGCAGTTCGGGTCGTTCAAGGTGCCGCTGGTGATCCTCACTCCGATCCCATTGACCTTTATCGGCATCCTCGGCGGGCACTGGTTGTTCGGCGCGCCGTTCACGGCCACTTCGATGATCGGGTTCATCGCGCTGGCCGGCATCATCGTGCGCAACTCGATCCTGCTGGTCGACTTCATCCGCCACGCGGCGTCGCCTGAAAGGCCGCTAAGCGAGGTGCTGATCAAGGCTGGAGCCATCCGGTTCAAGCCGATCCTGCTGACGGCACTCGCCGCCATGATCGGCGCGGCAGTGATCCTGACCGACCCGATCTTCCAGGGGCTGGCGATCTCCCTGCTGTTCGGCCTGGCGTCCTCGACGCTGCTGACGGTGCTGGTCATCCCCGCGATCTACCGGGTGCTGCGCACGTGAACGGGAACAGAGCGGCCTGTCGAATGCTTTCCTGTTGTCGGATCGATTTCAAGTGGCGCCGGAATGCAACGTCGTCGATTCGCGTCAGATCAAATAGACGCGCAGCGATTGTCGTTACGGTGAGGTGGATGGAGCTTCGCTCGCTGCCGTCCTTCACCAGCGACGAGTCTCTCGCAAATCTGGTAGCCTACAATTGAGGCGTCTGGCCGGCACAATTGGTGGCATCTACCATTGGGGTCCTTGCAGTAGTCATCCTTGTCTGGCCAACGATGGCGGATCGTGATCGCTCAAGGAGGGGTTAGATATGTCGACGTCCTTCCAGCCGATGCAGGCCAATTTTCGCGTGCAGGAGCTCTCGCAATGAGACGAATCGGCACTTTCCTGCTGGTCATGCCCATCACCATAGCGGTTATGGCCGGTGTGGCTTTCTTGAACTACAAGAACGAGCTTGGCCGTCAGCGGGACGCGGTCAGCCGAGGCAGTCTAATCGCCTACCTCGACATCGGCCCGATCGAATACGCCGACAGCGGTGCGGGCATTCCGCTGCTGTCGATCCACGGTGCCGGCGGCGGCTTTGACCAGGGTCTTGCCCTTGCCGCCGATCTTGTTGGGGGCGGCTTTCGGGTCATCGCGCCGTCGCGCTTCGGCTATCTTCGCACGCCCGTTCCCAGGGATCCCTCTCCAGTCGCGCAGGGCGACGCCCACGCGGCCTTGCTTTCTAGACTGAAGATTCCAAAAGCGGTGGTTGTCGGTGTTTCGGCGGGCGCCCGTTCAGCGGTCCAGCTGACACTGCGGCATCCGGACAGGGTCGCCGGTCTCATTCTGATAGTCCCAGCCCTCTATTCACCCAGCAGTCCGGTTGCCATCCACGTGGGTCGCGGCAGCAAGTTTGCATTCTGGGCCGTCAGTGCAGGAGGCGATTTCGCTTGGTGGGCCGCCGAGAATATCGCACCGTCGGCACTTATTCGGTTTGTCGGCGTTCGACCGGCACTATTGGCGGCTGCGCCGCAAGCGGAGAGGGTCCGCGTCATGAGCTTCGTCAGGAGCGTTGAACCGCTGTCGCTGCGCTTCGCCGGTATCAACATCGACAGCGCGCCCGAGCTGCATGAGTTGCCGTTGGAAAAAATCACTGCACCCACGATAATCATCTCCGCGCGCGACGATCTGTTCAATACGCTGCCCGCTGCCGAATTGACCGCCGATAGGATCCCCGATGCACGGCTGGTCGTCTACGACACCGGCGGACATCTCTTGGTCGGACGGTTGCAGCAGGTTCGCTTAGCAGTCCGCACCTTTCTAGTTGCCGCTGGCGTGATCCCCCCATCAGATCTGTGACCGATGTCGCCTTGGCGCCGGTTGGGTGCTGTCGCCCATCGAAAGCAACGGTTGGGCCGAGGGTAGAGCGTCATGCCGGCGCTCGCTTTCATAGCGACTGCCGAGCTGAGATTGCCGAAGCTAATGCAATGCATGTCGCCCGGAAGTGTCCTCGGATCCGGGATAACGACATGCATAAAATCAGAAGCTTACAGCAGGTCGGGCGAATCCTATTCGCCGCGACATGCTGTAGGGACGTACTCAAATCCGAGTCGGAGCGATTGGCCAGGACCGGGCTTGCTGCGAGGAAATGTTGATATGCTCTCAGTCTCCATGCGTCACAGCAGTTCAGCATTTTGCAAGAAGCAGCGGGCAGGCCGAAGCGCTGCCTTCGAACCATGTACCGCGCTCGCCTTTAACAATTTGCACGGCGTCATCGAGTTGGCCGATCGCGGCTGGCTTGCCCGTCGCGTCAACGAATTCGATCGCGGCGGCGACCTTCGGCCCCATCGAGCCGGCGGCAAAATCTCGTCCGGATATCTCCGTCGTGGCTAGCCGGCGGAGGGCACGGGCTGTGGCGGTGCCATAGTCGGCATAAACGGC
Coding sequences within:
- a CDS encoding NAD(P)/FAD-dependent oxidoreductase, whose product is MAHVVVLGAGLGGTIMAYELRDELASEHQVSVVNNGSHYSFVPSNPWVAVGWRDRQAIEIDLVPVLARRNIGFHPQGARRVHPVERTVELNDGSSVTYDYLVIATGPELAFDEIEGFGPEHNTQSVCHIDHALKAKTAFDALVAKPGPVVIGAVQGASCFGPAYEFTFILDKALRDAKVRDRVPMTFVTSEPYIGHLGLDGVGDTKGLLESEMRQHHIKWICNAKIDRVEPGKMFVQEIADDGSVRQAHELPHAFAMMLPAFRGVAAVRGIEGLTNPRGFILVDKHQRNPAFPDIFAVGVCVAIPPIGKTPVPVGVPKTGFMIESMVIATARNIGRLVKGIAPDAQGTWNAVCLADFGDSGVAFVAQPQIPPRNVNWSSSGKWVHTAKVGFEKYFLHKIRTGKAEPFYERLVLQVLGIDKLKQIKVEASVDVPAD
- a CDS encoding DUF2892 domain-containing protein, with product MSIDRSVLAFAGTMVLLSVALTAFVSPLFVWLTVFVGLNMLQSAFTGFCPAAMIFRKLGVKPGCAF
- a CDS encoding efflux RND transporter periplasmic adaptor subunit, with amino-acid sequence MRSSVLFAALLATSPALAGTLTLAPTTVTEWKAVYGRVEARDTVPARARIGGVVVELAITEGDMVKAGQKIATVQDDKIAFQVAALDAELRALRAQLDTAQSELERGQTLVDKGVITAQRLDQLRTEVDVARNQLAATEAQRSVIVQQGAEGDVLAPGDGRLLNVPVTRGAVIMAGEVVATIGGGGVFLRLAVPERYAGSLKQGAVIRINAGGKESAGRLAKIYPQMDNGRVIADVEVDNLDTNFIDARVLVELPVAERSALLVPASAIETRSGIDFVRVAAGGGDAERAVVAGERTKRAGGDYVEILTGLAAGDVVITP
- a CDS encoding efflux RND transporter permease subunit, yielding MKDPASFGIAGALTRAFIGSPLTPLFLVAAFAFGLVALLTLPREEEPQISVPMVDIFVRADGLKADDAVKLITEPLETIVKGIDGVEHVYSQTRDDQVMVTARFVVGTSSDAAVLRVHDKVRANMDRIPIGVPEPLIVGRGIDDVAIVTLTLSPKPEAAARMTANDLTRIARELRTEIAKIDNVGLTYLVGDTGEIIRVGPNPEKLALYGVTLQQLAAKVSGANKAFPTGRVRNQGEQIDIVAGETLASPDQIGNLLLTSRDNRPVYVRDVADVAFATDTGEALVSTVTRAGAGVERVPSVTLAIAKRAGSNAVAVADAILHRVALLQGGLIPGDISIDVTRNYGETANDKANELLYHLGLATISIIVLVWVAIGRREAMVVAVVIPVTILLTLFASRVMGYTLNRVSLFALIFSIGILVDDAIVVIENISRHWAMGGGRDRRQAAIEAVAEVGNPTIVATLTVVAALLPMLFVSGMMGPYMSPIPANASAAMIFSFFVAVMVTPWLMLKLAERAPVHAHQDHGNGGPLGRAYTAVARPILASKKASWAFLLAVGVLTLGSLALFYTEHVTVKLLPFDNKSELSVTIDLPEGSSVEATDAVAQAVAAKVLELEEVRTVQTHAGTAAPFNFNGLVRHAVLRTEPQQGDVALNLLPKANRTRSSHEIALDVRQRIATIPVPEGTSLKVVEPPPGPPVMATLLAEIYGPDGETRRKVAARIETAFRSVPFIVDVDNSWGQPARRLRATISTDDAEFFHVEESDVFDTLAILNGGRTVGYSHRGGGRQPIPIRIERPKGEKTLDERFLTTPIPSNVLPGDRGVVELGDVVRVTPERASFPVFRHNGRAAEMVTAELAGSFEAPLYGMQAVGKAIDAQDWIGLQKPTIALHGQPEDESRPTLLWDGEWEVTWVTFRDMGAAFGVALLGIYILVVAQFGSFKVPLVILTPIPLTFIGILGGHWLFGAPFTATSMIGFIALAGIIVRNSILLVDFIRHAASPERPLSEVLIKAGAIRFKPILLTALAAMIGAAVILTDPIFQGLAISLLFGLASSTLLTVLVIPAIYRVLRT
- a CDS encoding alpha/beta fold hydrolase encodes the protein MRRIGTFLLVMPITIAVMAGVAFLNYKNELGRQRDAVSRGSLIAYLDIGPIEYADSGAGIPLLSIHGAGGGFDQGLALAADLVGGGFRVIAPSRFGYLRTPVPRDPSPVAQGDAHAALLSRLKIPKAVVVGVSAGARSAVQLTLRHPDRVAGLILIVPALYSPSSPVAIHVGRGSKFAFWAVSAGGDFAWWAAENIAPSALIRFVGVRPALLAAAPQAERVRVMSFVRSVEPLSLRFAGINIDSAPELHELPLEKITAPTIIISARDDLFNTLPAAELTADRIPDARLVVYDTGGHLLVGRLQQVRLAVRTFLVAAGVIPPSDL